In Centroberyx gerrardi isolate f3 chromosome 11, fCenGer3.hap1.cur.20231027, whole genome shotgun sequence, the following are encoded in one genomic region:
- the LOC139919548 gene encoding uncharacterized protein LOC139919548 has product MDTRVNRRGHTEHFVRGQHLKLTDLKEKAQHWNQYLSKENIPPYPRPEFHVSHLKHDTDRSGIDGIATEMGFCAPDREEGPEDPEYPETLDLVWWSLAVGPEEIDSAEQRLLEETYPDRTEEQARGQERFLGRFATSPAFLRTSRLGSYRFTFPLQELLEAYRKQFCFGSEPVLRVYETVLYKQEVMHSVVVHSHFYNQLFQDYPLLTDSPDAVCAYKDGHFIWRPEAMCETHSFQLVKKPYQNQMVAHLLSEPIHQFYVWDNVAVAFHLADGQTLKFDMNRLRDYLNFCEPGYPPISSAGAFASFQEAAEVVRNWWPHYYLPLFNYSTIEV; this is encoded by the exons ATGGATACACGTGTCAACAGGAGAGGACACACGGAGCACTTTGTTAGAGGTCAGCACTTGAAGCTGACAGATTTGAAAGAGAAAGCTCAACATTGGAACCAGTACCTCTCCAAAGAAAACATCCCACCATACCCCCGACCGGAGTTTCACGTCTCCCATCTGAAACACGACACAGACAGAAGTGGAATAGATGGGATTGCGACTGAGATGGGCTTCTGTGCACCGGACCGAGAGGAGGGACCGGAAGACCCAGAATACCCAGAGACCCTGGACCTGGTGTGGTGGAGTCTGGCTGTGGGACCTGAGGAGATAGACTCGGCTGAGCAGAGACTCCTTGAGGAAACCTACCCAGACCGGACAGAGGAGCAGGCCCGGGGACAGGAGAGGTTCCTGGGGAGGTTTGCCACCTCCCCTGCCTTCCTCAGGACCTCCAGGCTCGGATCGTACCGCTTTACCTTCcccctgcaggagctgctggaagCGTACCGCAAGCAG TTTTGCTTTGGCTCAGAGCCGGTCCTCCGAGTGTATGAGACCGTCCTgtacaaacaggaagtgatgcactCTGTGGTGGTCCACAGCCACTTCTATAACCAGCTGTTCCAAGACTATCCTCTTCTGACTGACAGCCCTGATGCGGTCTGCGCCTACAAGGACGGACACTTCATCTGGAGGCCTGAGGCCATGTGTGAGACACACAg cttccAGTTGGTCAAGAAGCCATATCAGAACCAGATGGTAGCTCACCTCCTGTCTGAGCCAATACATCAGTTCTATGTTTGGGACAATGTGGCTGTAGCCTTCCACCTGGCGGACGGTCAG ACGCTGAAATTTGACATGAACCGCCTGAGAGATTACTTAAACTTCTGTGAGCCGGGATACCCCCCCATCTCATCTGCTGGTGCTTTTGCCAGTTTTCAGGAAGCTGCAGAGGTTGTCAGGAACTGGTGGCCTCACTATTACTTACCGCTCTTCAACTACAGTACGATTGAAGTGTGa